The following proteins are encoded in a genomic region of Pelodictyon phaeoclathratiforme BU-1:
- a CDS encoding RecQ family ATP-dependent DNA helicase — translation MMYTSARALELLRIGSGYPCAVFRESQEEAIRYIVEGQGRLLVVQKTGWGKSFVYFIATKLLREGGNGPALLISPLLALMRNQIEAAERMGVHAVTINSDNPDDWAEVEMSIARNAIDILIISPERLANERFRTNVLAPIASQIAMLVIDEAHCISDWGHDFRPHYRLLERIVKTLPPNLRLLATTATANNRVMDDLVEVLGPQLEVFRGDLNRPSLTLQTISLPDQAQRLAWLAEQLDTLQGHGIIYTLTVRDANMVAGWLKSRGFNVEAYTGETGDRRPEFEQALLNNRVKALVATSALGMGYDKPDLAFVIHYQMPGSVVAYYQQVGRAGRALESAYGILLSGREETDITDWFIKSAFPTRQEVDDVINALENEPSGLSVPELQGKVNISYGRIEKTIALLSLESPAPVAKQGSKWQLTAAKLGEGFWARADRLTALRRDEQRQMQEYLKLPFGEHMGFLVQALDGDPNEVSFPLLLPLPITVEEALVQEAVAFLRRTSLPIEPRLQWPAGGMPQYRVKGKIPVNLQAGPGKTLCVWGDAGWGGLVRQGKYHDNCFSDILVTACVEMIQQWNPEPAPTWVTCVPSLRHPNLVPDFAKRLADALGLPFQLLLVKTNNRPEQKTMANSTQQARNIDGSLAVKEQRVPDGPVLLVDDMVDSRWTLTVSAWLLRTYGSGEVWPLALAQTGYD, via the coding sequence TTATCCCTGTGCGGTGTTCCGTGAGAGTCAGGAGGAGGCAATTCGTTATATCGTTGAAGGTCAGGGACGATTGTTGGTTGTCCAGAAGACTGGCTGGGGTAAAAGCTTTGTCTATTTTATCGCTACCAAATTGCTTCGTGAAGGGGGTAATGGTCCAGCGCTCTTGATTTCACCATTGCTTGCATTGATGCGAAATCAGATTGAGGCTGCAGAGCGAATGGGTGTACATGCAGTGACGATCAACTCAGATAATCCGGATGACTGGGCTGAAGTTGAAATGAGCATCGCTCGTAATGCGATAGATATTCTGATCATTTCACCTGAACGACTTGCGAATGAACGCTTCCGCACCAATGTTCTGGCTCCTATTGCTTCGCAGATTGCGATGTTGGTTATTGATGAAGCGCACTGTATTTCTGACTGGGGGCACGACTTTCGACCCCACTACCGACTGCTCGAACGGATTGTCAAAACCTTGCCACCAAACCTGCGACTTCTGGCAACTACTGCTACCGCAAACAATCGTGTCATGGATGATTTAGTCGAAGTGCTTGGGCCGCAATTGGAGGTGTTCCGTGGTGATTTGAATCGTCCTTCGTTGACCTTGCAAACCATATCTCTACCTGATCAAGCCCAGCGCCTTGCATGGCTGGCTGAACAGCTCGATACGCTTCAAGGCCACGGAATCATCTATACCCTCACCGTTCGTGACGCGAACATGGTTGCAGGTTGGCTGAAAAGTCGTGGGTTCAATGTTGAAGCCTACACGGGCGAAACTGGTGATCGCCGGCCGGAGTTTGAGCAGGCTCTGCTTAATAACCGGGTTAAAGCTCTTGTTGCTACTTCCGCACTGGGAATGGGTTACGATAAGCCGGATCTGGCATTTGTGATTCATTATCAGATGCCGGGATCGGTTGTTGCCTATTATCAGCAGGTAGGGCGTGCTGGACGTGCTCTTGAATCAGCATATGGTATCTTGCTGAGTGGCAGGGAAGAGACGGATATTACTGATTGGTTTATCAAGAGCGCTTTTCCGACCAGGCAGGAAGTTGATGATGTCATTAACGCTCTTGAAAATGAACCTTCGGGGCTCTCTGTGCCTGAACTTCAGGGAAAAGTGAATATCAGCTATGGACGTATTGAAAAGACCATTGCATTGCTCTCGCTGGAATCACCCGCCCCTGTCGCAAAGCAAGGGAGCAAGTGGCAATTGACAGCCGCCAAACTTGGTGAAGGATTTTGGGCTCGTGCGGATCGACTTACCGCGTTACGTCGTGATGAACAACGACAAATGCAGGAATATCTTAAACTTCCATTTGGTGAACATATGGGGTTTCTTGTTCAGGCGCTTGATGGTGATCCGAATGAGGTCAGTTTTCCTTTATTGTTACCGTTACCGATAACTGTTGAAGAGGCTCTTGTTCAGGAGGCTGTCGCTTTTTTGCGCCGCACCAGTTTGCCTATTGAGCCAAGACTTCAGTGGCCTGCCGGTGGTATGCCACAATATCGGGTGAAAGGAAAAATTCCTGTAAACCTGCAGGCAGGGCCCGGAAAAACACTCTGTGTTTGGGGTGATGCAGGGTGGGGTGGACTCGTCAGACAAGGAAAATATCATGACAACTGTTTTTCTGATATTTTGGTTACTGCTTGTGTTGAAATGATTCAGCAATGGAATCCGGAACCAGCACCGACATGGGTAACGTGCGTTCCGTCGTTGCGTCACCCCAATCTCGTTCCGGATTTTGCGAAGCGCCTTGCTGATGCTCTGGGACTGCCGTTTCAACTGCTTCTTGTAAAAACAAATAACCGGCCAGAACAGAAAACAATGGCAAACAGTACCCAACAGGCTCGAAATATTGATGGTTCACTCGCGGTCAAGGAACAAAGAGTGCCGGATGGTCCGGTTCTTCTGGTTGACGACATGGTAGATTCTCGCTGGACATTGACGGTATCTGCCTGGCTCTTGAGAACATATGGAAGTGGTGAGGTTTGGCCTTTGGCACTTGCTCAAACAGGATACGATTAA